One window of Methanobrevibacter sp. genomic DNA carries:
- a CDS encoding transglutaminase domain-containing protein: protein MNKQILTLLILLTTVLTVSAISASDVNVTDSDTIGLVDDTSDVSVPLENTADSSEISVSSDSNVDNDSSKVSLSSEEVLESENSNTLSTNSNSEESLSSDGGIADLSASNNDVKSESNVSSKIDVSKTITAKDITKYYKGSTQYTATFLDAYGNPLANTNVKITVNGVTYTKKTNANGVASMAINLKPGSYKVVAVNPATGYSLTKTFKILSTITASDISKVYTDGRKFYATFLKSNGKVLAKKTIKFKIKGKIYKVKTNSKGVASLSLKTLKKGTYKIISYNTDGLTKTNKVKVVTSCKTSLTAYTYTFLKSDSKTIKVKLLNAFGYAPAKGKIIKFKVNGKTYSKKTNANGIAYLKLPSLKVGVYTVKYSFAKQGYYKASSTSSKVTIIATKNPKFTVKSGTTFTQGSTATFKVAVSAGSVPLQKKTITFNLDGKKYTKTTNSNGIASLSFKLAAGKHTLTYSIAKDSKINAKTGSSTITIKEKSVSKHAGYWLYGSDMKSVNLNDLSSKGVTDIFLNFKAYELYGKSGVESWISSASSVGINVHMWVQAFYSGDTGWVNPVKNGNENTAYFNQKINEIKTYSAIKGLSGIHLDYLRYSGSDENAAYKNEGGTAAINSFVKQAVSAIKSVNSNLKVSCALMPETTSSEKYYGQDYATLSQYMDIVIPMIYKGNYGSDSSWITTTTKWYVQNSKGAAVWAGLQGYNSDKDTTLLSLSSLNTDINAAYNGGASGAILFRYGMSNSANFNSLTVSSSKTISIKDIVTGATNLQTFYKSNGRLPNTITTGGYTFTSAEFLYVMSQAIYQLGNSNKNAISILTGVSEPTSPSGATINSQLASSDYITLAKNVANFIVSNNRAPNYASSSLGNIIYSELVDSFSRILTFYGTNSRLPATVNIVYASSSGSSSSSSISITGKGLNENAGSINVADYLKSTTNCQVGNSAIKKVVTTLTSGLTSDLDKATAIFNYVRDTLSYSFYYNTKYGAAGTLSAKKGNCVDHSHLLVAMFRTAGLAARYVHGSCTFTSGSTYGHVWAQVLVDGKWICADATSSKNSLGKISNWNTKSFTLKGIYTSLSF from the coding sequence TTGAACAAACAAATACTCACTTTGTTAATATTACTCACAACTGTTTTAACAGTCAGTGCCATTTCAGCAAGTGATGTTAATGTTACAGATTCGGATACTATTGGCTTAGTAGATGACACATCAGATGTATCAGTCCCACTGGAGAATACTGCTGATTCATCAGAAATTTCTGTATCAAGTGATTCAAATGTTGATAATGATTCATCTAAAGTTTCTCTATCAAGTGAAGAAGTTTTAGAATCTGAAAATTCAAATACTTTATCAACTAACTCGAATAGTGAAGAGTCTTTAAGTAGTGATGGTGGGATTGCAGATCTTTCAGCATCAAATAATGATGTGAAAAGTGAAAGCAATGTTTCTTCAAAAATTGATGTATCTAAGACAATCACTGCAAAGGATATCACTAAATATTATAAAGGAAGCACTCAATACACTGCAACATTCTTAGATGCTTACGGTAATCCATTGGCCAATACCAATGTTAAAATTACTGTCAATGGTGTTACATACACCAAAAAAACTAATGCAAATGGAGTCGCTTCAATGGCAATTAATCTTAAACCTGGAAGCTATAAAGTTGTTGCGGTCAATCCTGCAACCGGTTACAGTTTGACTAAAACTTTTAAGATATTGTCCACTATTACTGCAAGTGATATTTCTAAAGTTTATACAGACGGAAGAAAATTCTATGCAACATTTTTAAAAAGTAATGGTAAGGTTTTAGCTAAAAAAACTATTAAGTTTAAGATTAAGGGAAAAATATACAAAGTAAAAACAAACAGTAAGGGAGTTGCAAGTTTATCTTTAAAAACTCTTAAAAAAGGTACTTATAAAATAATATCTTATAATACTGACGGTTTGACTAAAACCAATAAGGTAAAAGTTGTAACATCCTGTAAGACTTCATTAACTGCTTACACTTACACTTTCCTAAAAAGTGATTCAAAAACTATTAAAGTAAAATTGCTTAATGCTTTCGGTTATGCACCGGCAAAAGGTAAAATAATTAAGTTTAAGGTTAATGGTAAAACATATTCTAAAAAAACAAATGCAAATGGTATTGCATATCTTAAACTGCCTTCACTTAAGGTGGGAGTATATACTGTAAAATATAGCTTTGCTAAACAGGGATATTACAAGGCATCAAGTACTTCAAGTAAAGTTACTATCATTGCCACTAAAAATCCTAAGTTTACTGTAAAAAGCGGAACTACATTTACTCAGGGGTCAACTGCAACATTCAAAGTTGCTGTTAGCGCTGGAAGTGTTCCTTTACAAAAAAAGACAATCACTTTCAATTTGGATGGTAAAAAGTATACTAAAACCACTAACTCAAATGGTATTGCATCATTATCTTTCAAGTTGGCTGCAGGTAAACATACATTGACCTATTCTATAGCTAAAGATTCCAAAATCAATGCGAAAACCGGATCAAGTACAATTACAATTAAGGAAAAGTCCGTTTCAAAGCATGCGGGATATTGGCTTTACGGTTCTGATATGAAAAGTGTTAATCTGAATGATTTGTCATCAAAAGGAGTAACTGACATTTTCCTGAATTTCAAAGCATATGAACTTTATGGAAAATCAGGTGTTGAATCATGGATTTCCAGTGCAAGTAGTGTTGGAATAAATGTTCACATGTGGGTTCAAGCTTTCTATTCTGGTGATACCGGTTGGGTTAATCCTGTTAAGAATGGTAATGAAAATACTGCTTACTTTAATCAGAAAATAAATGAAATCAAAACTTACTCTGCAATTAAAGGTCTTTCCGGAATTCATTTGGATTACTTAAGATATTCCGGTTCTGATGAAAATGCAGCATATAAAAATGAAGGTGGTACTGCAGCTATTAATTCATTTGTAAAACAGGCTGTTTCAGCTATAAAATCAGTTAATAGCAATCTGAAAGTTTCATGTGCTTTAATGCCTGAGACTACAAGCAGTGAAAAGTATTACGGTCAGGATTATGCTACACTAAGTCAGTACATGGATATTGTCATTCCGATGATTTATAAAGGTAATTATGGCAGTGATTCCTCTTGGATTACTACAACTACTAAATGGTATGTTCAAAATTCAAAAGGGGCTGCTGTCTGGGCAGGATTGCAAGGTTACAATTCCGATAAGGATACAACATTACTGTCTTTATCAAGTCTTAATACTGATATTAATGCAGCATATAATGGTGGAGCATCTGGAGCAATTCTATTTAGATATGGTATGTCAAATTCAGCTAATTTTAATTCATTAACTGTTAGCTCATCTAAAACCATATCTATTAAAGACATTGTTACTGGTGCAACTAATTTGCAAACATTTTATAAATCAAACGGCAGATTACCAAATACAATTACAACTGGAGGATACACTTTCACTTCAGCTGAATTCTTATATGTGATGAGTCAGGCTATTTATCAGCTTGGTAATTCTAATAAGAATGCGATTAGTATATTAACTGGAGTTTCAGAACCAACTTCTCCTTCAGGAGCTACCATTAACAGTCAATTGGCTTCTTCAGATTATATTACATTAGCTAAAAATGTAGCAAACTTTATTGTTAGCAACAATAGAGCTCCTAACTACGCTTCATCTTCTTTAGGTAATATTATATATTCTGAACTTGTTGATTCATTCTCCAGAATATTGACATTTTATGGTACTAATTCAAGATTGCCGGCAACAGTAAATATTGTTTATGCTTCATCAAGTGGTAGCAGTAGCAGTTCTTCAATATCAATCACTGGTAAAGGTTTAAATGAAAATGCTGGCAGTATTAATGTGGCAGATTATTTAAAGTCCACTACCAATTGTCAAGTAGGTAATTCAGCTATTAAAAAGGTTGTGACTACTTTAACCAGCGGTTTAACTAGTGATTTGGATAAGGCGACTGCAATATTTAATTATGTAAGGGATACATTATCATACAGTTTCTATTACAATACTAAATATGGTGCTGCTGGAACTTTATCTGCTAAGAAAGGAAATTGTGTGGATCATTCACACCTTTTAGTTGCAATGTTTAGAACTGCAGGACTTGCAGCCAGATATGTTCACGGATCTTGTACATTTACTAGTGGAAGTACATACGGTCACGTATGGGCTCAAGTATTGGTTGATGGAAAATGGATTTGTGCTGATGCGACAAGTTCTAAAAATTCACTTGGAAAAATATCTAATTGGAATACTAAGTCTTTTACCCTTAAGGGAATTTATACAAGTCTGTCATTCTAA